A section of the Paenibacillus aurantius genome encodes:
- a CDS encoding NAD(P)/FAD-dependent oxidoreductase, producing the protein MRNLVVLGGGYGGLTIVNELLEKEWPSDIEVTLIDRMPYQGLKTEYYALASGTVSDVDIRVEFPTDPRITKTYGEVSEVDLNKKLVYLQGQDPISYDWLVVALGCVDKFHGIPGAQEFAHGIQTLSQTRMTYTRVNDVMPYGQVTIVGGGLSGVEMAAELREGRPDLNIRILDRGASILSSFPEKLQVFVREWFIKHDVEMMSHVSLSRVEPGILHNQNELIYTDETIWTAGIQPSPVVQKLDVPKDMTGRVLLNEYHQVPLHPEVYVVGDCASLTFSPSAQAAEAQGKQVVEVLRALWKDETPHLGTIKLKGVLGSLGKKSGFGLMGKKTVMLGKVPRALKSGVLWMSKRHFG; encoded by the coding sequence ATGAGGAATTTGGTTGTATTGGGTGGAGGATACGGCGGCTTGACCATCGTTAATGAGCTGCTGGAGAAGGAGTGGCCGAGCGACATCGAGGTCACCCTGATCGATCGTATGCCCTACCAGGGATTAAAGACGGAATATTACGCACTCGCCTCGGGAACGGTATCGGATGTGGACATTCGGGTCGAATTCCCGACGGATCCGCGCATTACGAAAACCTACGGGGAAGTATCCGAGGTGGATTTGAACAAGAAGCTGGTTTATTTGCAGGGTCAGGACCCGATCAGCTATGACTGGCTGGTCGTCGCCTTGGGCTGCGTGGACAAGTTCCATGGCATTCCCGGAGCCCAGGAATTCGCGCATGGCATTCAGACGCTGTCGCAAACCCGGATGACGTACACCCGGGTAAATGACGTTATGCCGTACGGACAGGTGACGATTGTCGGGGGAGGACTGAGCGGCGTGGAGATGGCCGCCGAGCTTCGCGAAGGCCGGCCGGATCTCAATATCCGTATCCTGGACCGCGGGGCCAGCATCCTTTCCTCTTTTCCGGAGAAGCTGCAGGTGTTCGTTAGGGAATGGTTCATTAAGCACGACGTGGAAATGATGTCCCACGTTTCGCTGTCCCGTGTAGAGCCGGGCATTCTGCACAACCAGAACGAGCTCATCTACACGGATGAGACGATCTGGACCGCCGGCATCCAGCCGAGCCCGGTCGTGCAGAAGCTCGACGTGCCGAAGGACATGACGGGCCGCGTGCTGCTGAACGAGTACCACCAAGTGCCGCTCCATCCTGAGGTGTACGTAGTAGGCGACTGCGCGAGCCTAACCTTCTCCCCGAGTGCCCAGGCCGCAGAGGCCCAGGGCAAACAAGTCGTGGAAGTGCTTCGCGCCCTGTGGAAGGACGAAACGCCGCACCTTGGCACCATCAAGCTGAAGGGCGTACTCGGCTCGCTCGGGAAGAAATCCGGCTTCGGCCTCATGGGCAAGAAGACGGTTATGCTCGGCAAAGTCCCCCGGGCTCTCAAGAGCGGGGTTCTCTGGATGTCGAAGCGTCACTTCGGTTAA
- the mqnE gene encoding aminofutalosine synthase MqnE: protein MQEIATKVEHGERLTLEDGLFLYQSDDLLSIGQMADKANQRLNGKKVYFIENMSLYFTNVCEAHCAFCHFRRDEGEEGAYTLTPEQMFEFIDKHQQEGMREFHITGGHNPHVPFDYYVGYVKALKERYPHVTIKAHTAAEIEFFSRISGLSYKDVLQTLLDAGLGTLTGGGAEILTERYREKMGVGKATSDQWLEVQRTAHGLGMKTHATMLYGSIETLEERLIHMIRLRELQDETGGFLVFIPNAVQPASVNAGIKRRVAAFDDLKTIAISRLMVDNIQHIKAYFINLGTQLTQIALSFGASDAHGTIVKEKISHAAGALSPEGLTKEELVWLIKGAGRIPVERDTFYNEIKVYE from the coding sequence ATGCAGGAGATTGCCACCAAGGTGGAGCACGGTGAACGGCTCACGTTAGAGGACGGGCTTTTTCTTTATCAATCTGACGATTTATTGTCCATTGGTCAAATGGCCGACAAGGCGAACCAGCGGCTGAACGGCAAGAAGGTTTATTTTATCGAGAACATGAGCCTGTATTTCACCAACGTTTGCGAAGCCCACTGCGCGTTCTGCCATTTCCGCAGGGATGAGGGGGAGGAAGGGGCTTATACCCTGACGCCCGAGCAGATGTTCGAATTCATTGACAAGCATCAGCAGGAAGGGATGCGGGAATTCCACATTACCGGCGGGCATAACCCTCATGTTCCCTTTGATTATTATGTAGGGTATGTAAAAGCTTTGAAGGAGCGCTACCCGCACGTCACGATCAAAGCCCACACCGCCGCGGAGATCGAGTTCTTCTCGCGCATCAGCGGCCTGAGCTACAAGGACGTGCTGCAGACGCTTCTGGATGCCGGGCTTGGAACGCTGACCGGGGGCGGCGCCGAGATCCTTACCGAACGGTACCGGGAGAAGATGGGCGTAGGCAAGGCGACCTCCGACCAATGGCTCGAGGTCCAGCGGACGGCCCATGGCCTCGGCATGAAGACGCATGCCACGATGCTGTACGGGTCCATCGAGACGCTGGAGGAACGGCTTATCCATATGATCCGTCTCCGCGAGCTGCAGGACGAAACCGGAGGCTTCCTAGTCTTCATCCCGAATGCGGTGCAGCCGGCGAGCGTGAACGCCGGGATCAAGCGCCGGGTGGCAGCCTTCGACGATCTGAAGACGATTGCCATCTCCCGCCTTATGGTGGACAACATCCAGCATATTAAGGCGTACTTCATTAATCTGGGTACCCAACTTACGCAGATCGCCCTTTCCTTCGGCGCCTCGGACGCCCACGGCACCATCGTCAAGGAGAAGATCAGCCATGCGGCCGGAGCTTTGTCTCCCGAAGGGCTGACCAAGGAAGAGCTGGTGTGGCTGATCAAGGGAGCCGGACGGATTCCGGTCGAACGGGATACCTTTTATAACGAAATCAAGGTGTACGAATAG
- a CDS encoding aspartyl-phosphate phosphatase Spo0E family protein yields MTLLMERNQRINSEIELARQKMVHLTNELGFLHPDVVKCSENLDELLLEFYRMNRVEQRV; encoded by the coding sequence ATGACACTTCTAATGGAAAGAAACCAGAGGATTAACTCGGAGATTGAATTGGCCCGGCAGAAGATGGTCCATCTGACCAACGAGCTTGGTTTTCTTCATCCGGATGTGGTCAAGTGCAGCGAGAATCTGGACGAGCTCCTGTTGGAATTTTATCGGATGAACCGGGTGGAGCAGCGCGTCTAA
- a CDS encoding HesB/IscA family protein, producing MINITESAVEQIKKMLAAEEAPNLFLRVGVKAGGCSGFSYGMGFDDEQKETDEELKLNGLKVVVDEESKKYLNGVEIDFKNEGMSGGFTIHNPNAIATCGCGSSFRTKPEEEQLAEKCDD from the coding sequence ATGATTAACATAACGGAATCGGCTGTCGAGCAGATCAAGAAAATGCTCGCGGCGGAAGAAGCTCCGAACCTGTTCCTCCGCGTCGGCGTGAAGGCGGGCGGCTGCAGCGGCTTCTCCTACGGCATGGGCTTCGATGACGAGCAGAAGGAGACCGACGAAGAGCTGAAGCTGAACGGCTTGAAGGTAGTGGTGGACGAGGAGAGCAAGAAATACTTGAACGGTGTCGAGATCGACTTCAAGAACGAAGGCATGAGCGGAGGGTTCACGATTCACAATCCTAACGCTATCGCCACCTGCGGCTGCGGAAGCTCCTTCCGGACGAAGCCGGAGGAAGAACAGCTGGCGGAGAAATGCGACGATTAA
- a CDS encoding glycoside hydrolase family 73 protein has protein sequence MTREEFIAAIAPAAVKLRLEGSPLFPSVRIAQAILETGGVIPAWNNLVGYKVGSGVLTPYWKGRSVNKSTWEVYDGGETRVRADFRAYDSVEDSFRDQDLLFDLERYRRVREAKTPGEQIKALLAGGYATDPDYAKKLDQLTEQYALTRYDKEVDDMLEQLMEQIRLLQEEVRALREQKAMTEIPVWAQEAVQAAAAAGILDTTTGGSYDFYRFVTILHRLGLFDAKGQAG, from the coding sequence GTGACAAGAGAAGAATTTATTGCAGCCATTGCTCCTGCTGCCGTCAAACTGAGGCTGGAAGGCTCTCCGCTGTTTCCGTCGGTACGGATAGCCCAAGCCATCCTAGAGACGGGAGGCGTTATTCCGGCCTGGAACAACCTCGTCGGCTATAAAGTCGGAAGCGGCGTGCTGACCCCTTACTGGAAGGGGCGGAGCGTCAACAAGTCGACCTGGGAGGTCTATGACGGGGGGGAGACGCGGGTACGGGCGGATTTCCGGGCTTACGATTCGGTGGAGGACAGCTTCCGCGATCAGGACCTGCTCTTTGATCTGGAGCGTTACCGGAGAGTAAGAGAAGCCAAGACGCCGGGAGAGCAGATCAAGGCTTTGCTGGCCGGCGGGTATGCGACAGATCCGGATTATGCCAAGAAGCTGGACCAACTGACGGAGCAGTATGCCTTGACCCGGTACGACAAGGAGGTGGATGACATGCTGGAGCAGCTGATGGAGCAAATTCGCTTGCTGCAGGAGGAGGTCCGCGCTCTGCGGGAGCAGAAGGCCATGACGGAGATTCCGGTTTGGGCGCAGGAGGCCGTTCAGGCAGCCGCGGCGGCCGGAATTCTGGACACCACCACGGGGGGAAGCTACGACTTCTACCGTTTCGTGACGATTCTTCACCGCCTTGGGCTGTTTGACGCGAAGGGACAGGCAGGCTGA
- a CDS encoding class I SAM-dependent methyltransferase — MREAYNRMARERDRSELQEWKIVERSRYLSKLQEEKRGRLLEIGAGTGRDSLFFQEAGLQVTSADLSEEMVALCREKGLDARVMDFYRLDFAEEAFEAVYALNCLLHVPKKDLPDVLAEIRRILVPGGLFFMGVYGGVDSDGVWEKDTYELKRYFSMYPDDDLTAVVKKVFEVEEFRTVSLGEGTPHFQSLILRRSRNE, encoded by the coding sequence TTGAGAGAAGCCTACAACCGAATGGCGCGGGAACGGGACCGGTCGGAGCTTCAGGAATGGAAGATTGTCGAGCGCAGCCGCTATTTAAGTAAACTGCAGGAGGAGAAGCGGGGCAGGCTGCTGGAGATCGGGGCGGGAACCGGCCGGGACAGCCTGTTTTTCCAGGAAGCCGGGCTTCAGGTTACCTCTGCGGACCTGTCGGAAGAAATGGTGGCCCTCTGCCGGGAGAAGGGGCTGGACGCCCGTGTCATGGATTTCTATCGGCTCGACTTTGCGGAGGAAGCCTTCGAGGCCGTCTATGCCCTAAACTGCCTGCTGCACGTTCCCAAAAAAGATCTGCCGGACGTTCTGGCGGAAATCCGCCGGATCCTCGTCCCGGGAGGGCTGTTCTTCATGGGGGTGTACGGCGGGGTGGATTCGGATGGGGTTTGGGAGAAGGATACGTACGAGCTCAAACGATACTTCTCCATGTACCCGGATGATGACCTGACCGCTGTCGTGAAGAAAGTATTCGAGGTGGAAGAATTCCGCACGGTGTCTCTTGGTGAAGGAACCCCGCATTTCCAATCCTTGATTTTGCGGCGGAGCCGGAACGAATAA
- a CDS encoding YkvA family protein, giving the protein MSKEPLLPAEPVRVDHQLTRYEHQTDEEYVNANFWAKMKKSASKIPFMLDAVAMFYAATDPKTPKWAKAVAFGGLAYFILPIDVIPDFLLIAGWTDDAAILAATLKTLASRVTDEHRQKAREWADGEKHRY; this is encoded by the coding sequence ATGTCCAAAGAACCGTTATTACCGGCGGAGCCTGTCCGGGTGGATCATCAGCTTACCCGGTATGAGCATCAAACGGATGAGGAGTATGTAAACGCCAATTTCTGGGCCAAGATGAAGAAGAGCGCCTCCAAAATCCCGTTTATGCTTGATGCGGTGGCCATGTTCTATGCGGCGACCGATCCCAAAACGCCGAAGTGGGCGAAAGCCGTCGCGTTCGGTGGCCTGGCTTACTTCATCCTTCCCATCGATGTCATTCCTGACTTCCTGCTTATTGCCGGATGGACCGATGATGCGGCGATTCTGGCGGCCACCCTCAAGACACTGGCCTCCCGCGTAACCGACGAGCACCGGCAGAAAGCCCGGGAATGGGCGGACGGGGAGAAACATCGCTATTAA
- a CDS encoding DUF1361 domain-containing protein codes for MENESRGAEEPVWRWLIVSAVMTLCAYCLILYRVETSGNRFYAFLTWNLFLAWLPFLFAIGLRHVRLSWKGAASRGLTIPLALLWLLFYPNASYVITDFIHFTYWKDGTSAWFDLLLLTLCAWNGLMLGHFSLYLLQDLVCRAKGAVTGWGFAVLGLLLGGIGVYVGRFLRWNSWDALLDPGKLLGDLSRIGTDDPVFFVSLFTLVTGTTYAVTYVLIGKPATPRSSG; via the coding sequence TTGGAAAACGAAAGCCGGGGGGCGGAAGAGCCTGTCTGGAGATGGTTGATCGTATCGGCGGTCATGACGCTGTGCGCTTACTGTTTAATCCTGTACCGGGTCGAGACCTCCGGAAACCGGTTCTATGCCTTTCTCACGTGGAACCTCTTTCTTGCCTGGTTGCCATTCCTCTTTGCCATAGGGCTTCGGCATGTCCGGTTGTCCTGGAAGGGGGCTGCCAGCAGGGGCCTGACGATTCCACTCGCTCTTCTATGGCTTCTGTTCTATCCCAACGCCTCTTATGTGATCACGGATTTTATCCATTTCACCTATTGGAAGGACGGCACCTCCGCCTGGTTCGACCTACTCCTTCTTACGCTTTGCGCGTGGAATGGTCTCATGCTGGGGCATTTTTCCCTCTATCTTCTTCAAGATCTGGTCTGCCGGGCGAAGGGAGCGGTTACCGGCTGGGGATTTGCCGTCCTTGGTCTGCTGCTGGGCGGAATCGGGGTGTACGTGGGCCGGTTCCTTCGCTGGAACAGCTGGGATGCGCTGCTCGATCCCGGGAAGCTCTTGGGCGACTTGAGCCGGATCGGAACGGATGACCCCGTTTTCTTCGTTTCCCTGTTCACTCTGGTTACGGGAACGACGTACGCCGTTACTTACGTTCTTATCGGGAAACCCGCCACTCCTCGATCATCCGGTTAA
- a CDS encoding NAD(P)/FAD-dependent oxidoreductase, with protein sequence MSELTNQEEIVDILIIGGGPAGMFAAFYAGMRQASAKIIESMPQLGGQLSALYPEKYIYDVAGFPKVRAQELVDNLNEQMKHFPIEVCLEEKVTQVVKKEERLFQITTDKKVHYSRAIIITAGVGAFEPRKLELPEAARFEKKNLHYFVNDLNAFQNQKVLISGGGDSAVDWALMLEPIAEEVTLIHRRDKFRAHEHSVENLMNSKVKVVTPTEITALHGDEKIEQVTLKHVKTGEETVHDVDAVIVNFGFISSLGPIAEWGFEIDNGSIVVDSRMETDIPGVFAAGDITTYPGKLKLIAVGFGEAPTAINNAKVYIDPTAKLSPGHSSNMKR encoded by the coding sequence GTGTCTGAACTAACCAACCAAGAAGAAATTGTCGATATTCTGATTATCGGGGGAGGCCCGGCCGGCATGTTCGCCGCGTTCTATGCGGGAATGCGCCAGGCATCCGCCAAAATCATCGAAAGCATGCCCCAGCTCGGCGGACAGCTTTCGGCCTTATATCCGGAGAAATACATCTATGATGTAGCCGGCTTCCCGAAGGTGCGCGCTCAAGAGCTTGTCGATAATCTGAACGAGCAGATGAAGCATTTCCCTATCGAGGTGTGCCTCGAAGAGAAGGTCACTCAGGTCGTCAAGAAGGAAGAGCGTCTCTTCCAGATCACGACGGACAAAAAGGTGCATTACAGCCGCGCCATCATCATTACGGCCGGGGTAGGCGCCTTCGAACCGAGAAAGCTCGAGCTTCCCGAGGCTGCCCGCTTCGAGAAGAAGAACCTTCATTATTTCGTCAACGACCTGAACGCCTTCCAGAACCAGAAGGTGCTCATCAGCGGCGGCGGCGATTCCGCTGTGGACTGGGCGCTCATGCTCGAGCCGATTGCCGAAGAGGTCACGCTTATTCACCGCCGGGACAAATTCCGGGCTCATGAGCACAGTGTCGAGAATCTCATGAACTCGAAGGTCAAGGTCGTCACGCCTACGGAAATTACGGCGCTGCATGGAGACGAGAAGATTGAGCAGGTCACCCTCAAGCACGTCAAGACGGGCGAAGAAACCGTTCATGATGTGGATGCCGTTATTGTCAACTTCGGGTTCATCTCTTCCCTCGGCCCGATTGCCGAATGGGGCTTCGAGATCGATAACGGCTCCATCGTCGTCGACTCCCGGATGGAAACGGACATTCCCGGCGTTTTCGCCGCCGGCGATATTACGACTTACCCCGGCAAGCTGAAGCTGATCGCCGTAGGCTTCGGGGAAGCGCCGACCGCCATCAACAACGCGAAGGTTTATATCGATCCGACGGCCAAGCTGTCCCCCGGCCACAGCAGCAACATGAAGAGATAA
- a CDS encoding NAD(P)/FAD-dependent oxidoreductase: protein MSRIPRIVILGAGYGGIVTAIRLQKQLNYNEADVTLVNKHDYHYITTHLHMPAAGTDNPENARVEISKLIDEFKVDFVKSTVLQIKPQEKKIILEDSTLSYDYLVIGLGGEPETFGIPGLLEYSLNIRSINSVRFIREHIEYQFARFKKEPTRKDYLTFVVGGAGFTGIEFLGELADRIPRLCREFDVNPELVQIINVEAAPTALPGFDPELVEYAMGVLKDKGVTFKIATAIKECTPDGVILATGEVIKAATVIWTGGIRGNRMLEEAGLETSRGRVVVDSFLRTKEYENIYVIGDCSIVLNDQGRPYPPTAQIAMQQADVCAHNLIAAIRNSSPREFKFSNKGTVASLGRGEAIGIVGKYKIKGYSAAMMKKLIDMRYLYIIGGIPLVLKKGRF from the coding sequence ATGAGCCGAATACCTAGAATAGTCATCCTGGGAGCGGGGTACGGAGGGATAGTGACCGCCATCCGCCTGCAGAAACAGCTGAACTATAATGAAGCGGACGTTACATTGGTCAATAAACACGATTATCATTATATAACCACCCATCTTCATATGCCTGCGGCGGGGACGGACAATCCCGAGAACGCCCGCGTGGAAATTTCCAAGCTGATCGATGAGTTCAAGGTGGATTTCGTCAAATCGACGGTGCTCCAAATCAAGCCCCAGGAGAAGAAAATCATTCTGGAGGACAGCACCCTCTCCTATGATTATCTGGTGATCGGACTGGGAGGAGAGCCTGAAACGTTCGGCATTCCGGGCCTTCTCGAGTATTCGCTCAACATTCGCAGCATCAACAGCGTTCGCTTCATCCGCGAACACATCGAATACCAGTTCGCCCGGTTCAAGAAAGAACCGACCCGCAAGGATTACCTGACCTTCGTCGTAGGCGGCGCCGGGTTTACGGGCATCGAATTCCTGGGCGAGCTGGCCGACCGCATTCCGAGGCTGTGCCGGGAGTTTGACGTGAATCCCGAGCTCGTTCAGATCATTAACGTGGAGGCGGCGCCTACCGCCCTGCCCGGATTCGACCCGGAGCTCGTCGAATACGCGATGGGCGTTCTCAAGGACAAGGGTGTCACGTTCAAAATAGCCACGGCCATTAAGGAATGCACGCCGGACGGCGTTATTCTGGCCACAGGTGAAGTCATCAAGGCCGCTACGGTCATCTGGACCGGCGGAATCCGCGGCAACCGCATGCTCGAGGAAGCCGGGCTCGAAACGTCACGCGGACGCGTGGTCGTGGACTCGTTCCTGCGGACGAAGGAATACGAGAACATTTATGTGATCGGGGACTGCTCGATCGTCCTGAACGACCAGGGACGCCCTTATCCGCCGACCGCCCAGATCGCGATGCAGCAGGCCGACGTTTGCGCGCACAACCTGATTGCCGCCATCCGTAACTCCTCCCCGAGGGAGTTCAAGTTCTCCAACAAGGGAACCGTCGCTTCCCTCGGCAGGGGAGAGGCCATCGGCATCGTCGGCAAGTACAAGATCAAAGGCTATTCCGCTGCGATGATGAAGAAGCTGATCGATATGCGGTATCTGTACATTATCGGCGGAATTCCGCTCGTGCTTAAGAAGGGCCGTTTCTAG